One Dietzia sp. JS16-p6b genomic window carries:
- the mfd gene encoding transcription-repair coupling factor has translation MTTTVSSPTTTAALSGLAGAVAANPALADLRAGLDRDAAVVRAAEALRPFLVATLAERAPLLVVTATERECEELADELAGLVDDPSQSHAAVAQFPSWETLPHERLSPASDTIGRRLQVLNSVMAGRAPRIVVAAARSVVQPISPGAARREPIRLARGAELDPAQFLATLTEFAYSREDMVARRGDVAVRGGIVDVFPTTADHPLRVEFDGDTIAEIREFSVADQRSLPEGEVDSAVLFPCRELLLDEDVRERARRLAEAHRENPTLAELLDSLAEGIPRDGMEALTSVLVPEEMATLPMLMPPGTRVVVCDPDKVRRRAADLASAGREFLEASWSAATMGGDAPVDSETLDLSGSGYRTFSAVRSEASAAGVPWWQLVPPGFLTDPEDGQVVDAPAGDPPAPRGKDSEMQAMFVRLRALMASGGRAAVVVPGHGTVDRVLERLSEAEVPATAAPAGSEPAPGVVSVYEAILHGGFALATDSGEQGDQLVVVSETDLTGNRLGATARPKARHAKRRNQVDPLALKAGDWVVHDQHGIGRFVEMVERQVRGGDGSSRREYVVIEYAPGKRGGAGDRLFVPMESLGQLSRYVGGEAPTLSKMGGADWQNTKRKARKAVREIATELVQLYAKRQSAPGRAFGPDTPWQREMEDAFPFTETVDQLTAIEEVKGDMEKTAPMDRVVVGDVGYGKTEVAVRAAFKAVQDGTQVAVLVPTTLLAQQHQATFVERMTGFPVTVKGLSRFTSDAEAKEILAGLADGTVDVVIGTHRLLATGVRWKNLGLVVVDEEQRFGVEHKEHITSLRTHVDVLTMSATPIPRTLEMSLAGIREMSQILTPPEERLPVLTYVGAHSDKHVAAAIRRELLREGQVFYVHNRVRTIDATAAKIRDLVPEARVVVAHGQMGEEQLEQTVGGFWNREYDVLVCTTIVETGLDISNANTLIVDRSDQLGLSQMHQLRGRVGRSRERGYAYFLYDPEKPLTETAYDRLATIAQNNDLGAGMAVAMKDLELRGAGNVLGAEQSGHIAGVGFDLYIRLVGEAVEAYRAIADGESVEVEEEVGEIRIELPVDAYIPVEYVDGDRLRLEAYRKLSQARAPEDIDAVVEELVDRYGPMPAEARRVVSVSRLRLVCQKYKVREIVLAGSRLRVGPLDLLDSQQIRLKRMYPAAQYRATQKTVLLPLPKAAGARAGAGAEKARDDEMLQYAADFLTAMAGDPEGSNPVIQAEPVSV, from the coding sequence GTGACCACCACTGTCAGCAGCCCCACCACGACCGCAGCTCTGTCCGGCCTGGCCGGGGCGGTCGCCGCGAACCCGGCGCTGGCCGATCTGCGGGCGGGCCTGGACCGGGACGCCGCGGTGGTCCGGGCCGCGGAGGCCCTGCGGCCGTTCCTGGTGGCGACCCTGGCCGAGCGCGCGCCGTTGTTGGTGGTGACGGCCACCGAGCGCGAGTGCGAGGAACTGGCCGACGAGCTGGCGGGGCTCGTCGACGACCCAAGCCAGTCACATGCGGCTGTGGCGCAGTTCCCCAGCTGGGAGACGCTTCCGCACGAGCGCCTGTCGCCCGCCTCCGACACGATCGGTCGCCGGCTGCAGGTCCTGAACTCGGTGATGGCCGGGCGGGCCCCCAGGATCGTCGTGGCGGCGGCGCGGTCCGTGGTGCAGCCCATCTCGCCGGGGGCGGCCCGCCGCGAGCCGATCCGGCTGGCCCGCGGCGCCGAGCTCGACCCCGCGCAGTTCCTGGCGACCCTGACCGAGTTCGCCTACAGCCGCGAGGACATGGTGGCCCGCCGCGGTGACGTCGCGGTGCGCGGCGGGATCGTGGACGTGTTCCCCACCACCGCCGACCACCCGCTCCGCGTGGAGTTCGACGGGGACACGATCGCCGAGATCCGCGAGTTCTCCGTGGCCGACCAGCGGTCCCTGCCCGAGGGAGAGGTCGACTCGGCCGTGTTGTTCCCCTGCCGGGAGCTGCTCCTCGACGAGGACGTCCGCGAGCGCGCACGGCGGTTGGCCGAGGCGCACCGCGAGAACCCGACCCTGGCGGAGCTGCTGGACTCGCTGGCCGAGGGGATCCCCCGGGACGGCATGGAGGCACTGACCTCGGTGCTCGTGCCGGAGGAGATGGCCACGCTGCCGATGCTCATGCCGCCGGGCACCCGCGTCGTGGTGTGCGACCCGGACAAGGTCCGTCGCCGCGCCGCCGACCTGGCCTCCGCGGGCCGGGAGTTCCTCGAGGCCTCGTGGTCCGCCGCGACCATGGGCGGCGACGCCCCTGTGGACAGCGAGACCCTGGACCTGTCGGGCTCGGGGTACCGGACCTTCTCGGCCGTCCGCTCCGAGGCCTCCGCCGCCGGCGTGCCCTGGTGGCAGCTGGTCCCCCCGGGCTTCCTCACCGACCCCGAGGACGGCCAGGTGGTCGACGCGCCCGCCGGCGATCCGCCCGCGCCGCGCGGCAAGGACTCGGAGATGCAGGCCATGTTCGTCCGACTCCGGGCGCTCATGGCCTCCGGGGGCCGGGCGGCCGTGGTGGTCCCGGGCCACGGCACCGTCGATCGCGTCCTGGAGCGACTGTCCGAGGCCGAGGTCCCGGCCACCGCCGCCCCGGCGGGATCCGAGCCCGCCCCCGGCGTGGTGTCGGTGTACGAGGCGATCCTGCACGGAGGGTTCGCGCTGGCGACCGACTCCGGGGAGCAGGGGGACCAGCTCGTCGTCGTCTCCGAGACGGATCTCACCGGCAACCGACTCGGCGCCACCGCGCGCCCCAAGGCGCGCCACGCCAAGCGCCGCAACCAGGTGGACCCCCTGGCCCTCAAGGCCGGCGACTGGGTGGTGCACGACCAGCACGGCATCGGCCGGTTCGTGGAGATGGTCGAGCGGCAGGTGCGCGGCGGGGACGGCTCGAGCCGGCGCGAATACGTGGTGATCGAGTACGCGCCCGGCAAGCGCGGCGGCGCCGGAGACCGCCTGTTCGTGCCCATGGAATCCCTCGGCCAGCTGAGCCGCTACGTGGGCGGGGAGGCCCCGACGCTGAGCAAGATGGGCGGCGCCGACTGGCAGAACACCAAGCGCAAGGCCCGCAAGGCCGTACGCGAGATCGCCACCGAGCTGGTGCAGCTCTACGCCAAGCGGCAGTCCGCACCCGGCCGCGCCTTCGGCCCCGACACCCCGTGGCAGCGGGAGATGGAGGACGCGTTCCCGTTCACCGAGACCGTCGACCAGCTCACGGCGATCGAGGAGGTCAAGGGGGACATGGAGAAGACCGCCCCCATGGACCGCGTGGTGGTGGGTGACGTGGGCTACGGCAAGACCGAGGTGGCGGTGCGGGCGGCGTTCAAGGCCGTGCAGGACGGCACCCAGGTGGCCGTGCTCGTGCCCACCACGCTGCTGGCCCAGCAGCACCAGGCGACCTTCGTCGAGCGCATGACCGGGTTCCCCGTGACCGTCAAGGGCCTGAGCCGGTTCACCTCCGACGCGGAGGCCAAGGAGATCCTCGCGGGCCTGGCCGACGGCACGGTGGACGTGGTGATCGGCACCCATCGCCTGCTCGCGACGGGTGTCCGGTGGAAGAACCTCGGCCTGGTGGTGGTGGACGAGGAGCAGCGCTTCGGCGTGGAGCACAAGGAACACATCACCTCGCTGCGCACCCACGTGGACGTGCTGACCATGTCCGCCACGCCCATCCCGCGGACGCTGGAGATGTCGCTGGCCGGGATCCGGGAGATGAGCCAGATCCTCACCCCGCCCGAGGAGCGCTTGCCCGTGCTCACGTACGTGGGGGCGCACTCGGACAAGCACGTCGCCGCCGCGATCCGCCGCGAACTGCTGCGTGAGGGGCAGGTGTTCTACGTGCACAACCGGGTGCGGACCATCGACGCCACCGCGGCCAAGATCCGCGACCTGGTGCCCGAGGCGCGGGTGGTGGTGGCCCACGGGCAGATGGGGGAGGAGCAGCTCGAGCAGACCGTCGGCGGGTTCTGGAACCGCGAATACGACGTGCTGGTGTGCACGACCATCGTCGAGACCGGCCTGGACATCTCCAACGCCAACACCCTGATCGTCGACCGCTCCGACCAGCTGGGCCTGTCGCAGATGCACCAGCTGCGCGGGCGCGTGGGACGGTCGCGTGAGCGTGGGTACGCCTACTTCCTCTACGACCCCGAGAAGCCGCTCACCGAGACCGCCTACGACCGGTTGGCGACCATCGCGCAGAACAACGACCTGGGTGCCGGCATGGCCGTGGCGATGAAGGACCTCGAGCTGCGCGGGGCCGGCAACGTGCTGGGCGCCGAACAATCCGGGCACATCGCCGGCGTCGGCTTTGACCTCTACATCCGTCTGGTCGGCGAGGCGGTGGAGGCGTACCGCGCCATCGCCGACGGCGAGTCCGTGGAGGTCGAGGAGGAGGTGGGCGAGATCCGCATCGAGCTCCCCGTCGACGCCTACATCCCGGTCGAATACGTCGACGGCGACAGGCTGCGACTCGAGGCGTACCGCAAGCTGTCCCAGGCACGGGCTCCCGAGGACATCGACGCGGTGGTCGAGGAACTGGTGGACCGCTACGGTCCCATGCCCGCCGAGGCCCGGCGCGTGGTGTCGGTGTCGCGGCTGCGGCTCGTGTGCCAGAAGTACAAGGTGCGGGAGATCGTGCTGGCCGGCTCCCGCCTGCGCGTGGGCCCGCTCGACCTGCTCGACTCGCAGCAGATCCGCCTCAAGCGCATGTACCCGGCCGCCCAGTACCGGGCCACGCAGAAGACCGTGCTGCTCCCGCTGCCCAAGGCCGCCGGAGCGCGTGCCGGGGCGGGCGCGGAGAAGGCGCGCGACGACGAGATGCTGCAGTACGCCGCCGACTTCCTCACCGCCATGGCCGGGGACCCGGAGGGCTCGAACCCGGTGATCCAGGCGGAGCCGGTGTCGGTGTGA
- a CDS encoding MSMEG_0572/Sll0783 family nitrogen starvation response protein: MPEFDAAITENIAASLKEIPHPSLPKGTSIYGGTKIFPDYKAEEGESYFTLVHGIAHESSVSFVAVLQATRALRKGFESAIYFYGPGAINCLATRGFPTTGDSGFPGEQNINESLEAFISEGGTVFCCRFGLGLHGGREEDLIEGVIPAHPLDVQDALIHYARKGAIINSTYMV, translated from the coding sequence GTGCCCGAGTTCGACGCCGCCATCACCGAGAACATCGCCGCCTCCCTCAAGGAGATCCCGCACCCGTCGCTGCCCAAGGGCACGAGCATCTACGGCGGCACCAAGATCTTCCCCGACTACAAGGCCGAGGAGGGCGAGTCGTACTTCACCCTCGTGCACGGCATCGCCCACGAGTCGTCCGTCTCCTTCGTCGCCGTGCTCCAGGCCACCCGCGCCCTGCGCAAGGGGTTCGAGTCGGCCATCTACTTCTACGGCCCCGGCGCCATCAACTGCCTCGCCACCCGCGGATTCCCCACCACCGGGGACTCCGGCTTCCCCGGCGAGCAGAACATCAACGAGTCCCTCGAGGCGTTCATCTCCGAGGGCGGGACAGTGTTCTGCTGCCGCTTCGGGCTCGGCCTCCACGGCGGCCGCGAGGAGGACCTGATCGAGGGCGTGATCCCCGCGCACCCGCTCGACGTTCAGGACGCCCTGATCCACTACGCCCGCAAGGGCGCCATCATCAACTCCACCTACATGGTCTGA
- a CDS encoding carbon-nitrogen hydrolase family protein, producing the protein MTTIGSVAANFTRDLEQNYRTIAHYAELARERGVDFLVFPEAAIGGYLSSLGNHGDTTRTARSLPPAIRLDGPEIARVREIVGDLVVAIGFCELGADGVSRYNAAAVLDGTCVYGTYRKVHQPLGENMSYASGGDYQVFDTPVGRVGLQICYDKAFPEAARVMALQGAEIIASLSAWPAARTATAANLQEDRWTYRFNLFDSARALDNQVFWVASNQAGTFGSLRYVGNAKIVDPGGNVLATTTLDEGLAVAEVDIAGTFSAMRAGMFHLRDRRPDVYGPLVELNDPVEERRLASA; encoded by the coding sequence ATGACCACCATCGGCTCGGTCGCGGCCAACTTCACCCGCGACCTCGAACAGAACTACCGGACCATCGCCCACTACGCGGAGCTCGCCCGTGAGCGCGGGGTCGACTTCCTGGTCTTCCCCGAGGCCGCCATCGGGGGCTATCTCTCCAGCCTCGGCAACCACGGCGACACCACGCGTACCGCCCGGTCGCTGCCGCCGGCGATCCGTCTCGACGGCCCCGAGATCGCCCGCGTCCGGGAGATCGTCGGAGACCTGGTGGTGGCCATCGGTTTCTGCGAGCTGGGCGCCGACGGCGTGAGCCGCTACAACGCCGCCGCCGTCCTCGACGGAACCTGCGTCTACGGGACCTACCGCAAGGTGCACCAGCCTCTCGGGGAGAACATGTCCTACGCCTCCGGCGGCGACTACCAGGTCTTCGACACCCCGGTCGGGCGGGTGGGCCTGCAGATCTGCTACGACAAGGCGTTCCCCGAGGCCGCTCGCGTCATGGCCCTGCAGGGCGCGGAGATCATCGCCTCCCTGTCGGCGTGGCCGGCGGCGCGCACGGCGACCGCCGCCAACCTGCAGGAGGACCGCTGGACCTACCGGTTCAACCTCTTCGACTCCGCCCGGGCCCTGGACAATCAGGTGTTCTGGGTGGCCTCCAACCAGGCGGGGACCTTCGGGTCGCTCCGGTACGTGGGCAACGCCAAGATCGTCGATCCCGGCGGGAACGTCCTGGCCACCACCACTCTCGACGAGGGCCTGGCGGTCGCCGAGGTCGACATCGCGGGCACCTTCTCCGCTATGCGCGCCGGGATGTTCCACCTGCGCGATCGGCGTCCCGACGTCTACGGGCCGCTGGTCGAGCTGAACGACCCGGTCGAGGAGAGGAGGCTCGCCAGTGCCTGA
- a CDS encoding MSMEG_0570 family nitrogen starvation response protein yields the protein MPEMNFAVRWPDGTVRDYYSPSLVIHDHLTVGERLSVAEFRARATHALTEAGERVRARYGFLCTSAAETAAQVTSASLAHPGDALVEVVAMDPLEEHP from the coding sequence GTGCCTGAGATGAACTTCGCCGTCCGGTGGCCCGACGGCACGGTCCGGGACTACTACTCCCCCAGTCTGGTGATCCACGACCACCTCACGGTCGGCGAGCGACTCAGCGTCGCCGAGTTCCGCGCCCGGGCCACCCACGCCCTCACCGAGGCGGGCGAGCGGGTCCGCGCCCGCTACGGGTTCCTGTGCACCTCCGCCGCCGAGACCGCCGCGCAGGTGACCTCGGCGAGCCTGGCCCACCCCGGGGACGCCCTCGTCGAGGTGGTCGCCATGGATCCTCTCGAGGAGCACCCATGA
- a CDS encoding MSMEG_0569 family flavin-dependent oxidoreductase, translating into MSPTQVSPGTHIPVLVIGGGQAGLSVSHHLGAAGVEHLVVEKQTAVHAWADTRWDSFTLVTPNWHCRLPGYHYEGPDPDGFMTRDQVVEWLHGWLETFEPPLAEHTAATRLRRTGTGFEVTLAGPVGERTVTADEVVVATGGYPIPVIPPYASFLDPAVVQLHSEQYRNPDQLAEGAVLVVGSGQSGAQIAEDLHLAGRRVHLAVGNAPRVARFYRGRDCMTWLADMGLYDTPAQQYPGGKAAQEKTNHYVTGRDGGRDVDLRRFAAEGMRLYGTLTSGRDSELRFAPTLTDALDSADRVYNSICADIDRHIDAHGIDAPPPSRYSPVWAPEADPTSLDLAAEGITTIIWAIGYRPDYRWIEASAFDGAGHPMQTRGVTEVPGLSFVGLPWMHTWGSGRFLGIDRDAKYLADGIIARRHANREERAS; encoded by the coding sequence ATGAGCCCCACACAGGTTTCCCCCGGCACCCACATCCCGGTGCTCGTCATCGGCGGCGGCCAGGCCGGTCTCTCGGTGAGCCACCACCTCGGCGCCGCGGGCGTCGAACATCTGGTGGTGGAGAAGCAGACCGCCGTGCACGCCTGGGCCGACACGCGCTGGGACTCCTTCACGCTCGTCACCCCGAACTGGCACTGCCGACTGCCGGGCTACCACTACGAGGGGCCCGACCCCGACGGGTTCATGACCCGCGACCAGGTGGTGGAGTGGCTGCACGGGTGGCTGGAGACCTTCGAGCCGCCGTTGGCCGAGCACACGGCCGCCACGCGGCTCCGCCGGACCGGGACCGGCTTCGAGGTGACCCTCGCCGGCCCGGTCGGCGAGCGGACGGTCACCGCGGACGAGGTGGTGGTGGCCACCGGCGGCTACCCGATCCCCGTGATCCCGCCCTACGCCTCCTTCCTCGATCCCGCCGTGGTGCAGCTGCACTCCGAGCAGTACCGCAATCCCGACCAGCTGGCCGAGGGCGCGGTCCTGGTGGTGGGGTCGGGCCAGTCCGGTGCGCAGATCGCCGAGGACCTGCACCTCGCGGGCCGCCGTGTCCACCTGGCGGTCGGCAACGCCCCGCGCGTCGCCCGGTTCTACCGGGGCCGGGACTGCATGACCTGGCTCGCGGACATGGGGCTGTACGACACCCCCGCCCAGCAGTACCCGGGGGGCAAGGCCGCGCAGGAGAAGACCAACCACTACGTCACCGGCCGCGACGGTGGACGGGACGTGGACCTGCGGCGCTTCGCCGCCGAGGGGATGCGCCTCTACGGCACGCTCACCTCCGGACGGGACTCCGAGCTGCGCTTCGCCCCGACGCTGACCGACGCCCTGGACTCGGCGGACCGGGTGTACAACTCCATCTGCGCCGACATCGACCGGCACATCGACGCCCACGGGATCGACGCCCCGCCGCCGTCGCGGTACTCCCCGGTGTGGGCGCCCGAGGCCGACCCGACCTCACTCGACCTGGCGGCCGAGGGGATCACCACCATCATCTGGGCCATCGGCTACCGGCCCGACTACCGCTGGATCGAGGCCAGCGCCTTCGACGGCGCGGGCCACCCCATGCAGACCCGCGGTGTGACGGAGGTGCCCGGCCTGTCGTTCGTGGGCCTGCCCTGGATGCACACGTGGGGTTCCGGCCGGTTCCTCGGGATCGACCGCGATGCGAAGTACCTCGCCGACGGCATCATCGCCCGGCGTCACGCCAACCGAGAGGAACGCGCATCATGA
- a CDS encoding MSMEG_0568 family radical SAM protein, with product MTTSTTTAAATTAGATSTRVDLALLGIRGTPPLHRSGGAGPSDDGHLVVSGRDAALPRNPDSPFVFDGDRVLRDGVDTGLEISAIGRPRFYDRRTADGVPYEKIARLHGRDVLATTVVQTCIRYRRDERCRFCSIEESLRSGTTVPVKQPEQLAEVARAAVDLDGVRQMVMTTGTSAGRDRGAAHLARCVRAVRAAVPDLPIQVQCEPPADLAVLTDLREAGADAIGIHVESLDDDARRRWMPGKSTVPLTEYRAAWDEAVRVFGRNQVSTYLLVGLGEDPDEMIAGARELADSGVYPFIVPYRPQAGTLAVDVDGAPAPDHRRVEYISREVGAHLQRLGMAGSDQRAGCAACGACSVLQSVGG from the coding sequence ATGACCACCTCCACCACCACAGCGGCCGCCACCACCGCAGGGGCCACCTCGACACGGGTCGACCTGGCGCTGCTCGGCATCCGGGGCACCCCGCCCCTGCACCGCAGCGGGGGCGCGGGGCCGAGCGACGACGGGCATCTCGTGGTCTCCGGGCGCGACGCCGCGCTGCCCCGCAACCCCGACAGCCCCTTCGTCTTCGACGGCGACCGGGTCCTGCGCGACGGGGTGGACACCGGGCTCGAGATCTCCGCGATCGGCCGCCCCCGCTTCTACGACCGCCGCACCGCGGACGGGGTGCCGTACGAGAAGATCGCGCGGCTCCACGGCCGGGACGTCCTGGCCACGACGGTGGTGCAGACCTGCATCCGCTACCGCCGCGACGAGCGCTGCCGGTTCTGCTCGATCGAGGAGTCGTTGCGCTCCGGCACCACCGTGCCGGTCAAACAGCCCGAGCAGCTCGCCGAGGTCGCGCGCGCCGCCGTGGACCTCGACGGGGTCCGGCAGATGGTCATGACCACGGGGACCTCGGCCGGCCGCGACCGCGGGGCGGCACACCTGGCGCGCTGCGTCCGGGCCGTCCGGGCCGCGGTCCCGGACCTGCCGATCCAGGTCCAGTGCGAACCGCCCGCCGACCTGGCGGTGCTGACCGACCTCCGCGAGGCCGGTGCGGACGCGATAGGCATCCACGTCGAGTCGCTCGACGACGACGCCCGCCGGCGGTGGATGCCCGGCAAATCGACGGTCCCCCTGACCGAGTACCGGGCCGCCTGGGACGAGGCGGTCCGGGTGTTCGGACGCAACCAGGTCTCGACCTACCTCCTCGTCGGGCTCGGCGAGGACCCCGACGAGATGATCGCCGGCGCGCGGGAGCTCGCCGACTCGGGGGTCTACCCGTTCATCGTCCCGTACCGCCCCCAGGCGGGGACGCTCGCCGTCGACGTCGACGGGGCTCCCGCACCAGACCACAGGCGGGTGGAGTACATCAGCCGCGAGGTGGGTGCACACCTGCAGCGCCTGGGGATGGCCGGGTCGGACCAGCGCGCGGGTTGCGCGGCGTGCGGGGCGTGCAGCGTCCTGCAGTCGGTCGGCGGGTGA
- a CDS encoding MSMEG_0567/sll0787 family protein, protein MLDIRDLTGHSPTGPALTGRARTVHPVPGSAAATILAGGRRAEPGPVVRIADDPGVLAAYRRLRHEEFVLRQGLFPRTDLDDVDDDPRTVVLVSVAPDGTVLGGVRIAPCARPDIGWWSGSRLVVAGTAHSGGIGPALIRSACAHVEARGVLRFDADVQDRYCPLFTSLGWVDTGEGPVLSGRAHRRMRWPVDRVQRLADTTKSLLSGLLAPLADQPGGLGGAGFRGDDGAPVPGTDLVAACDAILPSMVERDPEWAGWCSVLVNLGDLSAMGADPVGLLDAVAAPTTSHLERIVRGVAAAAAAWRVPVLGGHTQVGVPSALSVTALGRTSRPVPAGGGRAGHILSLTADLGGSWRPGYHERQWDSSSSRTSEELRLLAGHVARIAPAAAKDVSMAGIVGTAGMLAEASGTGAEFDVAAIPRPPGASAGAWLTCFPGYAMLTADRDPAPAPAGPAVTAACGHLTDEPGVRLRWPDGEVTVAVVGTVTGLGPA, encoded by the coding sequence ATGCTCGACATCCGAGACCTCACCGGGCACTCGCCCACCGGCCCCGCGCTCACCGGCCGGGCCCGCACGGTGCACCCCGTCCCGGGCTCGGCCGCCGCGACGATCCTCGCCGGGGGACGCCGCGCAGAGCCGGGCCCGGTGGTTCGGATCGCGGACGACCCCGGAGTGCTGGCCGCCTACCGCCGGCTCCGCCACGAGGAGTTCGTTCTCCGCCAGGGACTGTTCCCCCGCACCGACCTCGACGACGTCGACGACGATCCCCGCACCGTGGTGCTCGTCTCGGTCGCGCCGGACGGCACCGTCCTCGGAGGGGTCCGGATCGCGCCCTGCGCCCGGCCGGACATCGGATGGTGGTCCGGGAGCCGGCTGGTGGTGGCCGGTACGGCCCACTCCGGCGGCATCGGCCCCGCGTTGATCCGCTCCGCCTGCGCGCACGTGGAGGCCCGCGGGGTGCTGCGCTTCGACGCGGACGTCCAGGACCGCTACTGCCCGCTGTTCACCTCCCTCGGGTGGGTCGACACCGGGGAGGGACCGGTCCTCTCCGGTCGCGCCCACCGCCGGATGCGGTGGCCGGTCGACCGGGTCCAGCGTCTGGCCGACACCACCAAGTCCCTGCTGTCCGGGCTGCTGGCCCCGTTGGCCGACCAGCCCGGCGGACTCGGCGGCGCCGGCTTCCGCGGCGACGACGGGGCGCCGGTGCCGGGCACCGATCTCGTGGCGGCGTGCGACGCGATCCTGCCCTCGATGGTCGAGCGCGACCCGGAGTGGGCCGGCTGGTGCTCGGTGTTGGTCAACCTCGGTGACCTCTCGGCCATGGGCGCCGACCCCGTGGGACTGCTCGACGCCGTCGCCGCCCCGACCACCTCCCATCTCGAGCGGATCGTCAGGGGCGTGGCCGCCGCCGCGGCCGCCTGGCGTGTCCCCGTGCTCGGTGGCCACACGCAGGTCGGTGTCCCGTCGGCGCTGTCGGTGACCGCGCTGGGGCGCACCTCCCGGCCGGTGCCGGCCGGCGGGGGCCGCGCGGGCCACATCCTGTCCCTCACCGCGGACCTCGGTGGCTCCTGGCGGCCGGGATACCACGAGCGGCAGTGGGACTCCTCGAGCAGCCGGACCTCCGAGGAACTGCGCCTGCTCGCCGGGCACGTCGCGCGGATCGCCCCCGCCGCCGCCAAGGACGTGAGCATGGCGGGGATCGTCGGCACGGCGGGGATGCTCGCGGAGGCCTCCGGGACGGGCGCCGAGTTCGACGTCGCGGCGATCCCCCGCCCTCCGGGCGCGAGCGCGGGCGCCTGGCTCACGTGCTTCCCCGGTTATGCCATGCTCACCGCCGACCGGGACCCGGCCCCCGCCCCCGCGGGCCCGGCGGTCACCGCGGCCTGTGGACACCTCACCGACGAGCCCGGGGTGCGACTGCGCTGGCCCGACGGAGAGGTCACCGTCGCCGTCGTCGGCACCGTGACGGGACTCGGTCCCGCCTGA
- a CDS encoding carbon-nitrogen hydrolase family protein, translating into MRAVTLGALAGNFGRDLTRCVAKAVGIIDAAARDGVDLLVFPHATLGGYLGDLRHPSPATLPPALDPDGPELAAIAAAAGDMTVCIGYTEAGDGTRYNTAVCLTGDGVLGVHRKVHQPVDEGTRYGAGDAFRAFDTPIGRLGMLIDYDKTFPESARSLALDGAQVVATLSAWPASVTDRAARLPADRQSRLFDLYDCARAAENQVFVVASNQTGVMGSLRFLGQAKVVGPGGEILAATRSKGGLARIEVDVHTELARSRRVLDHLAERRPETYATEPRRAPSPARPGGDTTCG; encoded by the coding sequence ATGCGCGCGGTGACCCTGGGGGCGTTGGCGGGGAACTTCGGCCGGGACCTCACGCGCTGCGTGGCCAAGGCCGTCGGCATCATCGATGCCGCGGCCCGCGACGGCGTCGACCTGCTCGTCTTCCCGCACGCGACCCTCGGCGGCTACCTCGGCGATCTGCGCCACCCCTCCCCCGCGACCCTCCCCCCGGCCCTCGACCCCGACGGCCCGGAACTGGCCGCCATCGCCGCCGCCGCGGGAGACATGACCGTGTGCATCGGCTACACCGAGGCCGGGGACGGCACGCGCTACAACACCGCCGTCTGCCTCACCGGCGACGGTGTCCTCGGCGTCCACCGCAAGGTGCATCAACCCGTCGACGAGGGCACCCGCTACGGCGCAGGGGACGCGTTCCGCGCCTTCGACACCCCGATCGGGCGCCTGGGGATGCTCATCGACTACGACAAGACCTTCCCCGAGTCCGCGCGGTCGCTCGCCCTCGACGGCGCGCAGGTGGTGGCCACCCTGTCGGCCTGGCCCGCCAGCGTGACCGACCGCGCCGCCCGGCTGCCCGCGGACCGACAGTCCCGACTGTTCGACCTCTACGACTGCGCCCGGGCCGCCGAGAACCAGGTGTTCGTGGTGGCCTCCAACCAGACCGGGGTCATGGGGTCCCTCCGCTTCCTCGGCCAGGCCAAGGTCGTGGGTCCCGGGGGCGAGATCCTGGCCGCGACACGGTCCAAGGGCGGGCTCGCCCGGATCGAGGTCGATGTCCACACCGAGCTCGCACGCTCGCGTCGGGTCCTCGACCACCTGGCGGAGCGGCGACCGGAGACCTACGCGACGGAACCACGCCGGGCGCCCTCGCCTGCGCGACCGGGAGGCGACACGACGTGCGGATAG